In one window of Eggerthella guodeyinii DNA:
- a CDS encoding HpcH/HpaI aldolase/citrate lyase family protein → MRHHQHNENYNFVVSPESFNKYSEKKFLAYCLGATMYMPGTKDFTRKILDRDMPGLTSIVLDFEDACRAEDVEDAEANVLHLLSEVSAELDKDAISYDSVPLVFCRVRSPEQFERFSKQLDGRHVRALAGINFPKFDTTNGNDYCRILRELNDRCGEIVYGMPILESERIAFKESRIDELLGIRRIVDENSDLILHIRVGGTDFSGCFGVRRGMDYTIYDIMTVRACLMDIMNVFGRNNDYVVSGPVWEYFRASGRMKFEDIPAVNVDNLLVKRTPIFNNEVDGLLREVILDKANGFVGKTVIHPTHVKFVNALEAVTREEYEDAAQILEASSGVLKSAESNKMNEIGPHHNWAEKVLYRARAYGVVENESEYLKLFFDGEGSC, encoded by the coding sequence ATGAGGCATCATCAACATAATGAAAACTACAATTTTGTAGTATCACCTGAAAGCTTCAATAAGTACTCGGAAAAGAAGTTTCTGGCATATTGCTTAGGGGCGACGATGTATATGCCGGGAACAAAAGATTTCACCCGGAAGATCCTTGATCGCGATATGCCTGGCTTGACGTCGATTGTTCTAGATTTCGAGGATGCTTGCAGAGCCGAAGACGTCGAAGATGCCGAGGCGAACGTTCTGCATCTTTTATCAGAGGTGTCGGCGGAATTGGATAAAGATGCAATCTCATACGATAGCGTCCCCCTTGTTTTTTGCCGCGTTCGTTCTCCCGAACAGTTTGAACGCTTCTCGAAGCAGCTGGATGGCCGGCATGTTCGCGCTTTAGCGGGTATTAATTTTCCGAAATTTGATACGACAAATGGAAACGATTACTGCAGAATTTTGCGAGAGCTCAATGATCGATGTGGGGAAATCGTTTACGGCATGCCGATCCTTGAGAGCGAGAGAATAGCTTTCAAGGAAAGTCGCATCGACGAACTCTTGGGGATTCGAAGAATCGTTGATGAGAACAGTGATCTTATTCTGCACATACGGGTTGGCGGTACTGATTTTTCCGGATGTTTTGGCGTCAGGCGTGGAATGGATTACACGATATACGACATCATGACCGTACGCGCGTGCCTCATGGACATCATGAATGTTTTTGGACGCAACAATGATTATGTCGTCTCTGGACCCGTTTGGGAATATTTCAGGGCAAGCGGGCGAATGAAGTTCGAAGACATCCCTGCCGTGAATGTGGATAACCTGCTTGTTAAAAGAACTCCCATTTTCAACAATGAAGTAGATGGACTCTTGCGCGAGGTCATCCTGGATAAAGCAAATGGGTTTGTGGGCAAAACGGTAATTCATCCAACTCATGTGAAATTCGTAAACGCTCTCGAAGCGGTTACTCGCGAAGAATATGAAGATGCCGCCCAAATTCTGGAAGCAAGCAGCGGCGTGCTGAAAAGCGCAGAATCCAACAAAATGAATGAAATCGGGCCTCATCACAATTGGGCTGAAAAAGTCTTATATCGAGCCCGAGCGTATGGCGTCGTGGAAAACGAGTCGGAATACTTGAAACTATTCTTTGATGGAGAAGGATCTTGCTAA